In Metopolophium dirhodum isolate CAU chromosome 7, ASM1992520v1, whole genome shotgun sequence, one genomic interval encodes:
- the LOC132948309 gene encoding uncharacterized protein LOC132948309, which yields MPSDIDSVISAEIPDPELDPLLYDIVKSTMIHGPYGHLNRKSPCMLNGSCSKRYPRPFSKDTHTADDGYPQYRRRAPSNGGFSLEINGVKIDNQWVVPYNPVLSRTFMAHINVELCNSVKSIKYICKYVNKGSDQAAFCLENEQDEISKYEAGRYISSSEAAWRILRIPIHERFPPVMHLSVHLENGQRIYFTTDNASEKVQNPNSTTLLGFFELCKNDSFARTLLYSEVPAYFIWKNNKFSRRKQGNGVSGHPGVKQDHVIGRVYTVHPNNAECYYLRLLLHEVRGPTCFNDLKTVSGVVHH from the coding sequence ATGCCTTCTGACATTGACAGTGTTATAAGTGCAGAAATTCCTGATCCCGAACTTGACCCTCTCCTTTATGACATCGTAAAATCTACTATGATTCACGGGCCATATGGACATTTGAATAGAAAATCACCATGCATGCTCAATGGTTCATGTAGCAAGAGATATCCACGTCCATTTTCCAAGGATACGCACACTGCAGATGACGGATATCCCCAGTATCGAAGGCGGGCTCCATCTAATGGCGGATTTTCGCTTGAAATTAATGGAGTAAAAATTGATAACCAATGGGTGGTGCCTTATAATCCTGTTTTGTCCCGTACATTTATGGCTCATATTAACGTTGAACTGTGCAACTCTGTGAAGTCCATAAAGTACATATGCAAGTACGTAAATAAAGGAAGTGACCAAGCAGCGTTTTGTTTAGAAAACGAGCAGGATGAAATATCCAAGTATGAAGCAGGGCGCTATATTAGCAGTTCTGAAGCTGCTTGGAGAATCTTACGTATCCCCATCCACGAGAGATTCCCTCCTGTTATGCATCTTTCTGTTCATCTCGAGAATGGTCAAAGAATTTACTTCACAACTGATAATGCCTCAGAAAAAGTTCAGAACCCTAATAGTACTACACTTTTAGGATTCTTTGAGCTATGTAAAAATGATTCTTTTGCAAGAACGCTTTTGTATAGTGAAGTTCCAgcttattttatttggaaaaataacAAGTTTAGCCGAAGAAAGCAAGGAAATGGTGTCTCAGGTCATCCAGGAGTTAAACAAGATCATGTGATTGGTAGAGTCTATACTGTACACCCTAACAATGCCGAATGCTATTACTTGCGACTATTACTTCATGAAGTACGTGGACCGACTTGCTTTAATGATCTCAAAACAGTGTCTGGAGTAGTTCATCATTGA
- the LOC132948310 gene encoding ATP-dependent DNA helicase pif1-like, whose protein sequence is MHKKIAISVASSGIAATLLDGGKTAHSAFKLPINLNFSETPLCNISKQSDAAHVLKECKLIIVWDEATMAHKGGVEALDRTLQDIRSSNRLMGGMTVLVAGDFRQTLPVVPRGTRADEVRACLKSSYLWPKIQVKSLRVNMRVYLRGDPEAEDFSNLLLQIGNGDLQEDDDRKVNIPNNLCSVVKDLKSLSEQIYPNLNILHSENLTWLNERAILTPKNDTAASINDSLLDQLPTEMAKYSSVDSVVELDDVVNYPVEFLHTLNPPGIPPHNLCLKIGAPIMLLRNLIPPKLCNGTRLRVKTLHKHVIEATIFTGCGRGETVFLPRIPLIPYDYHFQFKRLQFPIKVCFAMTINKAQGQSFKVAGVDLRNDCFSHGQLYVACSRVSSPDSLVILLPEGRTKNIVYKEVL, encoded by the coding sequence atgcacaaaaaaatagCGATTTCTGTCGCTTCCTCTGGAATAGCAGCTACTTTGTTGGATGGTGGAAAGACCGCTCACTCTGCTTTTAAACTTCCTATCAACTTAAATTTTTCTGAAACTCCTTTATGCAACATTTCAAAACAAAGTGATGCAGCACATGTACTTAAGGAATGCAAGTTAATAATTGTTTGGGATGAAGCTACAATGGCTCACAAGGGAGGAGTAGAAGCATTGGATAGAACTCTCCAGGACATCAGGAGTAGTAATCGCCTAATGGGTGGGATGACCGTCTTAGTGGCTGGGGACTTCAGGCAAACACTACCTGTTGTTCCTCGAGGAACTCGTGCTGATGAGGTAAGGGCCTGCCTTAAATCATCCTACCTATGGCCTAAGATCCAAGTTAAATCCTTACGAGTCAACATGAGAGTGTACCTTAGAGGCGATCCTGAGGCAGAGGATTTTTCCAACTTACTCCTTCAAATAGGAAATGGAGATTTACAAGAAGATgatgataggaaagtgaacaTTCCAAACAATTTGTGTTCAGTCGTCAAAGATCTAAAAAGTTTGAGTGAGCAAATATAtccgaatttaaatattttacattcagAAAACCTGACTTGGCTGAACGAAAGAGCCATTCTTACACCAAAAAATGACACTGCAGCAAGCATCAACGACTCCTTATTGGACCAGCTTCCTACTGAAATGGCGAAATATTCATCTGTGGACTCTGTTGTGGAGTTAGATGATGTAGTTAATTACCCTGTAGAGTTCCTTCACACTTTAAATCCACCAGGAATTCCACCTCACaatctatgtttaaaaattgGAGCTCCAATAATGCTATTGCGTAACCTTATACCTCCAAAACTTTGTAATGGCACACGACTTCGGGTAAAGACCTTACATAAACATGTAATTGAAGCAACTATCTTTACAGGCTGCGGTAGGGGAGAAACAGTTTTTCTACCAAGAATACCTTTAATTCCATATGACTACCACTTTCAATTCAAACGGCTACAGTTTCCCATAAAGGTATGTTTTGCCATGACAATTAATAAAGCTCAAGGACAGTCTTTTAAAGTGGCCGGAGTGGATTTAAGGAATGACTGTTTCTCCCATGGCCAATTATACGTAGCCTGTTCACGTGTAAGCTCTCCTGATAGTCTGGTAATACTGCTTCCCGAAGGAAGaaccaaaaatattgtatacaaggAGGTACTATAA